Below is a genomic region from Candidatus Thorarchaeota archaeon.
GGAGAAGGAATAAACAAGTCAGGAAGTTCATAGTGCCTATACGTCCTGAGTTCCACGAGAAGCTCTTTGTGGGGAGACACAGAGAACAAACATTGCTGAAGGAACACATGGGAGAATTTGTTATTCCTGGAAATACGATTGAAAAAGCATATGTCTGTAATGCGCCGATTAAGAAGATTAGAGCGGGAGACGTAGTCCTTTTCTATAGATCTAGGGATTTGAAAGCAATCACATCTCTGGGTGTTGTTACTCAGGTGAGCTATGATGTCGAAGATGCCGAAAAAATCACGCGCATGGTTGGGAAACGAACGGTATACAGTAAAAAGGAGATTCAGGGCATAGCTCGGAGTGAAACCCTTGTGCTGCTATTCAGACTTCATTTTGATTTGGAAAGGTCAATTGAACTGGAGGAATTAGTCGATGCCCATATTATTCGCTCTGCACCACAAAGCATTGGCGAAATCTCCCACGATAGATTTGAAACGTTCCTTAAAATGAGTGATATTGATGATTGTTATATTCTCCATTAGACCCAGGTATTGCAAAGCCATACTGAACGGAACCAAGAAATATGAATTCCGTAAAGTGGTTCCGAAAGAGGTTGATGAAGTCGACAAATACCTGATTTATTGTACTTCGCCGGTTCAGAAATTCGTCGGAGAATTCACAGTCAAGGAAGTTTTCTCGGGTCATCCAAGCGATATCTGGGAAAAGTGCAGGGATTTCGCCGGTATTGAAAAAAAGTCATTCAATCGTTACTTTCAGAACCGCGAGATGGCGTTTGCCCTCTCCATAGAGGATATTCATTCGTTTCATCCAATTGATCCTTGGTCAATTCAGTCAGATTTCACTCCGCCTCAATCCTTCAAGTATGTTAGAGATTCAAGCGTTATTGAACAGATTCATGAGTTTCGACAGAATTGTAATCAGAATGATGTTGTTCTAAGGTCAATTAGCTAATGTAGTTGTCCGATCTTGTTAACCTAAATATCACTCCCCTAAATTAGCTATCGAATCCATTTGAAAGAAGAGTTGCATGCAGCTTTATAGTCCGTAACTCACCCCATTCTTGCTTCTCTCAATAGTTTGTCATAGTATCTTCCATACGAGAGGATTCCCTGACTGGATTCTACTCTGATAGGCAATTTGTTGGACAAAATTCAGTCAATAAGCGACCAGAATAGGTTTACAAGCAATTGTAATTCCAGCTGCATTCTTATATAAATGGGGTAGGTAACAGCTATCATAGAATCTAAGCAAGAAGAATAAGAAGAAAGGAGGCGGCTTTCTATTACATCAAGTCAACTTGCCGGTTCGATAGAACAAGCGTTTGCTGATTTAACAGCGGATTTCAAAGATACAAGGGTCAAGGACTTTGAGCACAAACTTGATTACTATATCAAACGGCTGAATGAAAAAGGAGCATTTGATATTGTAAGCTTTCTCTATTCAATACCAGAGATTAAAGAATCCGATTCGTTTCATGAGATGCAGCAACTGGTAAGAGAGAGCAAAAATGTGAAGAATTCCGAAATTGGAATAATGGATATCCAGAGTGCAATAATTGACTATTTGCTAATCTCCGTCACGAATAATGAGAGAAACTATAATTCTCTATTCTCGAAAGAAGGCTTCGAAAAAGCTCTTAAACTTCTTCTTGAAGATATTGAACTAGAAGTTAGTCCAAATCGCGGGATAGCACTTCTTTCTGGTGTAGAATGTGAGGATCCAATATACGAATTCTCAGAAAACATAAGGTTAAGAAGGGCAACTCGCTTTGAAATTCGGTCTATCTCCACTTCGCCACTCAAACCACTCCATATTTCACAGAGAATCGCCGAGCCATTTCACTTTGGAAAAGTGCAGCACGGCTATTTTCTTGAATATCATTCCGATGAGCCATTCATGATTGATGATGATGAAATCACCTTCATGACTGATTTCTTGAATAACTTTAAGAAAAGATATGACTTAGATGTGTCTTTTGATATGCCTCAGGACTGCAAAGATGGCTTTTCTACAAACGAAGCTGATGGATTTCTGCATGACTTTCTCTCTGCAGTAAGATTGGTCTGGAGGTTTGATATCGGGTTATACTGGATATTGTATAGGAGTAAAAGGCAGTCTAATCCTAATTCAACATACCATTCTAGGAAATACGGTTCAGTGAAACCTGAATTTCTCACTCCGCGTTCTCATAAACCAAGAACAAAACAAATCGGCACGATACATCTCCCGAGAATCAGGAGTTTCTGGAATTCTCTTAGATTGTTTCGCAAAAATATAGACATAATTACTGAAAAATATTTCAACAAGGCTCTGATGAGATTCAATCGTTCGTTCTTAGTGCGAGATTCTGAAGATGCAATTATGGATTTAGCCATAGGTTTCGAAATTCTAACGAGCGGAGCAAAAGGAATGACGAGTTACATATTGGCACCATTTGTTTCATATGAAGGCGATTTACAAGATGTGGAAGAAGAGATTTCTTCTTTTATTGGGGTGAGGAATAGAATTGTTCATGGTTCAGTCCAAAGTGTAGAGAAAAAGGATTTAGACCGATGGGTGAGTATTGGTCAGAAGATTGTAGCTGCAAGCCTTAGGAATTTCGTTTTCTATTCTGAGAAAATTGGCGCGAGTGAGAAACCCAAAGGAAAACGCGGAATCAGAAATACATTGAAATCATGTGCTATCAGCTTGACTAGAAGGAAGTGGTTGCGGAAAAAGGTTGCGGCGTGGTCTATGATCGAAGGCGATAATAATCACTGATTTCCTCATGGACACATCGGTGCTACTAAATATTCTAAACATCATGCTTGCAGGTTTCTTCTGTGTGATATCATTTGCAAGAAGCTTATGAAGCCAGTTTGATAGGCCGAATAGTATTTGATTTCTCACTGGAGGATTGTTGTCATGATTCGAAACTTTGTACCATTTCTTGTCGCTGTTAGGATATGCATCGAGCGTAGCAAGCAACTCCGACTCGTCGAAATCGAGATTCAACCAACGTTCTTCTTCGTCAACGGAGGGAATTATCCTCATCCTGTCATGTATCCGTGTCACTGTTTTGCATTATGTAGTCGCGGCAAGGTTGCACCATGGATACTGAAGGTCAGATACTCAGTCGAGACAGTGAGGGTTGATAATTCGACTATGAGTCAGGTTCGTACCCGGCTCTTCTTCACATAGTAATTCTGTAGAAAAGTTAAAAAAAGATTCTGAGATTATAATAATGAGGGTATTCTAATGCGAGCTCGGAGATATATTATGCTTCTTGTGATAGGAGTTTCCTTGGTATTGGCATCAGGTACTTACGTTCTTATTCCAGACAGTTTTGAGAGAACGCTTCACGATGGTCACAGCAGTACTACCGGTGCTGGCAGCTACTCTGTCCTTTTTCCAGGAAGGTCCAACAGCTGGAAACTGGATATTGACATTGCTATCGAGGGAATGCCAATTGACTTCGTAGTCAATATGTTCCATTTAACTTGGGAAGACTATGAGAATAGCGAGGCACCAGAATGGGGAGTACTCTATGAAGCATTCAATGTTACTGAGATTAATGAAACCCTGATGCTTTGTATGCGGAATCATGTTGGAATCTTCGTTCTTATCAGAGGCGTTGATTCTGGTATGTATTCTATGCGGGGACATATTATCGCATCCTGCGACTATTATCGCCGCGCTATTCCCATTGTGTTTAGGGGAGGTTTTCTAGCGCTGACCTTCGTCTCAGCGGTCTTTGCCGTAGATGTCATCGGCAACTGGATTAAGGAAAGAAAAGAACAAGGATAATGCCGTCTCCAAAATCCGGCTCTGTAAAATAATTCATCTTGCGGCACACTCCAGAAAGTTGATTTGTTGGATGTTGTTCAGAAGGACCTTGATCAGTAACTCTCGCCGCTGTTCTTTGTAGCTCCGCGAACTCAGGCTTCCACCGAACTGCACCTTCAGCATACTGAGCACGGTTTCTGCAAGACTTCGCTTACCATACTGGTGCGTCCGTTTCCACTCACTTGGATTCGCCCGGTACTCGCGCAGTAATCGTCCGTACCCTCTGTGTCCGCGGTATACTGCTCGGAGATTGCGTTTCGGTTCGATAGCCGGGTACGCTCCCAGCTCCGTAACGAACTGGGCGTTCTTCTTGGATATGTAGGCCTTGTCTCCGTAGACCGTTGTAAGCCGGCTGCTCCGTACTCGCCGGAGGAGGGAGACCATATGTTTGGCGTGCCACCTTCTTTCTCCGGCTGAATGAACTGAATCGAACCCTTCGCCGACTTTGGTTTGCGCAAACCTCTTTCAACCAAATACTCGATTACTTCATCTTTCGGAATTCCTTTTTCGTTGAGCATAACTGCTGCATTGATGCCAGTCATCCGCCGTAGCTTGTAGAGGGCACGAACCAACTCTTCGGTCTTAGATTCCTCAACCTTGAGGAATTCTCGCGCTGTGTCTGCGGTTCCTTCAGAAATAACGCAGCGACCAGTATGGAGGGGAACAATACTAAGTTCCGTCCAGCCGTTCTCACGGAATGTTTTCTCTCTCCAAAGGGCGGATACATGGTGCTCATATTCATGGTAAACAACGCCTAGCAGGTTGTGTCTATTGAAGGACCTGTCAGTATTGAAGGCATTTATCGACTTGAAGTCACCCTGATAGTAATTGTAGCCGCTCCACGGTTTGTCCTTAACAGGTGTGTAGGTCACGCCATTGTCAGTTACGTCTTCTTCCATTACAGAGAATACTTTTTCTTTGAATAGGTTACCAACTTCAGCGGCCTTTTCTTGAAGTTCCCCCTCGATGAGTTGTTTCAGCTCATCTCCGCTGACTTTACCTTTTTCTTCATAGAGATATACCCGTTCCTTTAACTGCTGTTCTTCATCACCTGGAAGCAACCTAGCTAAATCTGCCTGAGCCTTGTCTATATCGCGCTCAGAGAATCCTTGAATATCAATATGAAACAGCTTGCTGACAAGTTCTGAGTAAGGAGTATCCCCACCTGTAAGCCAATCAACAACAGTTTGCAGCGAAGCAATCTCGCCTACAAGAAAATCCCGCCTTATATCATCAGTAATTTCGTCGTTTATGATATCAGTCAGTTGATTCAAATCAGTAAGCAATTCATCGGCCGGCCGAATGCCCTGTAATTCTGGCCTCAATTCATCAGGACCAAAATACGCATCTACTATGCTGATTCCAGTTTTCTCCTTTGCTAGATTGCCTACTTCACCGCATAGTTCTACGAAACGTTCACCAATGCCCATTCTCATTCAAGTATTTCCAAGACAAAGCGAGTTATAGTTCCATCGCTAGACAGCAGTTACCGCGCTTGTTTTCAGCATATCGCGCAGAATATCGTGACGATCTACATCAATGGCAACCATCCCATGCGTCTCAACACCCAAAAATCTTGCAATAATAGGAGGAGGGATAGCATCCTCCAAATCTTGAAAATTCGCAATAGCTATTACCCGATCTGGTAGTATATTGTCGAATTCTGCGAGTATTTGTTTTGCCTTCACAACACCTTCCTCTGTGCTTTTCAAAACGAGAACAGCCACATCAGCTCTTGAAAGATAGGATTTCCAGCTGTTCCGGTATTGCTTAGCCCCGGGCAAATCATAGAGCATTAGCAGGTGGTTTGCAATTTGAAACCACTCATCCTGAGGACCGTTTACGCGCTTCTCAAGAATCTGGCGGTATTCATTGAGTTTGGGAACAACGTTGGTCTTAGTGGTTTTGGAGTAATTGGTCACAACTGAACCGGTGCTAGCAAACTGGAAGATTGATGTCTTACCTGTTTGGCTTGCTCCAAATAGAACAATTCTCGTATGTTCGAATATGTATTCGTTGATCGCCGAGATAAGATCTCTCTTTTCGATTCCAGAAAGAGTATCATATCGGAATTCATCATATCGAAATTGAATCTCCTTTAGAATAAGACCGGCACGGACTCTCAACTTCGCTTCTGATTCTCCTTCATCGCCAGCAAGAACGATCGCTGTGTTTTCATCAAGCGCAATCGCAAAAGTCCGCGTTATGTCATCTTGACACGTTTCGGTGAAAGTTGGAACTCTGAGAGGACCTAGTTCAGGATCCACAGAGTAGAATTCTGCAGAGGCAGCTCGATCTACCAGGTCACGAATCATGTCCGATGCTACGGACAAGGTCGAATGACGGAATCGAAGCTGTTCTGTATCATGTGGCGATAAGAGGACTGCTTCGAGTATCATTGACATTCCGCCAGGGAGGTTTGGTCTCTTTCTTGCGCTGTAGTCCGAATGTGCAATACTCCACCTATAGGCTTTATTGCGATTAGATAAAAAACCTGAATCAATGATATATCATGTAGAGAGAACACAGCTGGCGAAACTTTTGGACTCGCCTTCCCGTTCGTGAAGGGTGAATCGGACTTCTTCCCGAGTCACTTCAACCACCGTGTAGAGCTGTGTATTGGCACCTCGAATTCTACGCGAAAGCAGTGTTCCTGTAGTATAATGAATAACATCATTGAGCCTCCACATCCAAGGAACATGCCTGTGACCATTCAGAACAAGATCACATTTGGATTCGTCAAGCAATCCCAGCATGTCACCAGCATCTTCCACAACATTGTGTTCTCGACCTGTATGGGGCACTGGAACAAGGTGGTGGTGCAGGGCAAATATTCTAACTTTGCCTTCGCCCTCATTGAAGAATTCACGGATTTCCCCATACTTTGCACGCCCTACATGGCCTGCATCATTGTCGCTTTCAATCGAGTATGATGAAGTTGATAGCGTCGTAGCGCATTTGGGTTTCTTCAACGGGAGAATTGAAATCATAGCTAATAGCGTCAATATCAAGAATCCGCTCAAAATTCCTATCGACAGAGAAAGACATGAAGAAGCAGAGCTAATTCTGAAAAGCATCTTTGACGATGATATTGTGTAACAATATGCGAGGCTGCCTTGGGATAGCTGATGAGAGCAATGATATGTAAATCATCATTTTAGGAGGTCCCGTTGAGATCGCAAAGCGAAGGACTTGGAATCTATTGCTCTCTGGGTTGCAAGAAATCCGTTTAGATGGTCGATTTCGTGTTGGAGCAGCTCAGATTCATCATCTGTATATTCCGCTCTGATTCTCTTCCAAGCTCTATCATGATACTCAACCGTGATTCTACGATGCCGCTTGACTTTCACCAATAGATGGGGGAATGACATGCAGTCGTCCCATAGCTCAATCATTTCCTTGCTTCGAGCTACAATCTCCGGGTTAAGCAATACAGCAGGCTCGTCTATGTTTACGTAAACAATGCGTTTGAATTCGCCGATTTGTGGTGCGGCGATTGCTCTCCCAGCATCCCACTCGCTCCTGAACTCCATCAAAGTATCATGCAGGTCGTGTATTATCGGCTCAAGAGAGTCTAATTCGTCTTCCATGACAGGTGCAGATGAGTCATATAATCTCGGGTTTCCTAACAGGAGGATATCTCTAGCTGTCATCACTCAATTTGTTGGATGTCTTTCATATATTAATGGTGCCTCGCATTTCGAATATAGCTTATCTAAATCCGCCGGAAACACAAGCTGAATGGCAAGCGGAATGACATGCGGAGTGACAGACGCATGCGCTATGGCAGGCAGAATGGCAAGCTGAGTGACAGGCATCATGTGACACGCACGCCGAATGGCACGCATCATGTGACACACAGCGACTGGTCCCTTCAACAATGGGTTTTAGTGGCTTTGTAATGATAGCACCAACATTCTTCATGATATCTCCAATTGTCTCAGTGACATTGTTCATGATTTGTCCAGTTGTCTCAGCGATTGCTGCAGCACCCTCCCCGATTTGGGTTATTGTGTGTCCTGTTGCATCAGAAACATCACGGAACCATTCAGGGATTTGAGGTGTAGTAGTATCACCGGGTGTTGGAGAGACAACATCAGGAAGGTCATCATGACGGGGATTCATGTATATCCAATACCATGACCAGCCATGGTCCCGGTATGTGCCATCAAAATAATAATCCGTCCGTCCAGACACAGTAGGCTGAGATTCCAGCTCATTCCAGGCACCATTCACTCGCTCTTCATGGGCTTCTTTC
It encodes:
- a CDS encoding EVE domain-containing protein, coding for RRNKQVRKFIVPIRPEFHEKLFVGRHREQTLLKEHMGEFVIPGNTIEKAYVCNAPIKKIRAGDVVLFYRSRDLKAITSLGVVTQVSYDVEDAEKITRMVGKRTVYSKKEIQGIARSETLVLLFRLHFDLERSIELEELVDAHIIRSAPQSIGEISHDRFETFLKMSDIDDCYILH
- a CDS encoding transposase; amino-acid sequence: MVSLLRRVRSSRLTTVYGDKAYISKKNAQFVTELGAYPAIEPKRNLRAVYRGHRGYGRLLREYRANPSEWKRTHQYGKRSLAETVLSMLKVQFGGSLSSRSYKEQRRELLIKVLLNNIQQINFLECAAR
- a CDS encoding 50S ribosome-binding GTPase, translated to MILEAVLLSPHDTEQLRFRHSTLSVASDMIRDLVDRAASAEFYSVDPELGPLRVPTFTETCQDDITRTFAIALDENTAIVLAGDEGESEAKLRVRAGLILKEIQFRYDEFRYDTLSGIEKRDLISAINEYIFEHTRIVLFGASQTGKTSIFQFASTGSVVTNYSKTTKTNVVPKLNEYRQILEKRVNGPQDEWFQIANHLLMLYDLPGAKQYRNSWKSYLSRADVAVLVLKSTEEGVVKAKQILAEFDNILPDRVIAIANFQDLEDAIPPPIIARFLGVETHGMVAIDVDRHDILRDMLKTSAVTAV
- a CDS encoding peptide deformylase, encoding MTARDILLLGNPRLYDSSAPVMEDELDSLEPIIHDLHDTLMEFRSEWDAGRAIAAPQIGEFKRIVYVNIDEPAVLLNPEIVARSKEMIELWDDCMSFPHLLVKVKRHRRITVEYHDRAWKRIRAEYTDDESELLQHEIDHLNGFLATQRAIDSKSFALRSQRDLLK